The genomic segment CAGCCACATCCACAATCTCGTCGATCAGCGCGTCATCTTCGGACACCACCTCGATCAGAAACTCCAATTCGTACTCTTTCGAGCGGTCCCATTGCTGGCGAATCGAGTGGAGGGCCAGAATCGCCGCGCTGGAGGCGCGCCCGGTCACCGCAACCTCCCTGCCGGCCAGGACCATCGACGACCGAGTACGCCAGAGCTCGCCGAACACCACCTCGTCTGGCGCCAAGAATCCGGGAAACCGAAAGTGCACGTCGATGTCGCATGGCCACCGATCATTGATCAGGGTGATGGAATGCGACCCCACGCGATCGGTAAACCAGTTCGGCCCGCGCTCGTGCCAGCCGCGTTTCGCCAAGAGCGCGACGAAGGCATCCGAATCGTGTGTCGGAATCCAGACGTCCACATCGGCATAGCCGCGCGGATTTCGGAGGCCCTGTTCCGCCAGAACCGGACCCTTGATCAGAAGTAGCGGAATGCCCGAGCATTCAGCAACATGGGCCGAAAGCGCTGCGGCCAACTCGACCGCCGTGGATTGCTGAAGACGGGGTCCTTGGCTGGGGACATCTGCGTCAGTAGGCGCCGTCACGTGCCACAACCGCCTTTGCGGTACGCCACAAGATGAGGAAATCACCCGTCAACGACCAGTTCTCCACGTAGAAGAGGTCGAGCCGAACGGTGTCCTCCCATGACAGGTTGGATCGGCCGCTGACTTGCCAGAGGCCGGTAATGCCCGGCTTTACGAGAAACCGCCTGTGCACATGCTGCTCGTACTGGTCGACCTCGCGCTCGAGCGGAGGGCGGGGACCTACCAGCGACATGCTGCCGCGGAAGACGTTGAAGAGCTGCGGAAGCTCATCCAAACTAAAGCGTCTGAGAAATTTGCCAATCGGCGTCACCCGAGGATCATCCCTCATTTTGAACATGACGGAGTTTCCCTCGAGACGATCTTCGTTCTGAAGAGATGCCAAGCGCTCTTCCGCATCGATTACCATCGAACGGAATTTCAACATCTTGAATCGTGCCCCGTTGTACCCGATGCGTTCTTGTCGGAAAAGCACAGGGCCCGGGGTGCTCAAACGAACAATTGCCGCAATCGCGAGAAGGAATGGGGACGCAACCACGATGAGCAGACCAGACACGAAGACATCGAAGGTCCGTTTCGCGAATCGCTTGCTTCCTTCGTAGCGCGGAGTTTCAACGTGAATGAGCGGAAGGCCCGAGACGGGTCGTGTATGGATGCGCGGTCCACCGATATCGACCAGGCTTGGCGCTACGACGAGGTGCTGGCGACCCGGTTCGAGGCTCCAACTGAGTTCGCGGACACGCTGAGGGGGAAGCTCGTCGGCGCTGGTGATGACGATCGTGTCTGCACCACTCACTTCCAAGGCCCGGCTCACCTTGTCGAGGTTGCCAAAAATAGGAATATTCGTACCCGGTAGGGTGTCGCCGACCAAACTGGTCGGCACACATGCTCCGATGACCAGGTAACCAGCGTCGGGGCGCCGGACCAGCTCACTCGCGATTGACGTCACAGACGCCGCAGAGCCGACCAGGAGCACCCTCGCCGAATACTCGCCGTTGGCGCGCTTAGCTGCGAGCCACTGCCGCCACCACCAACGAGCAAAAAGCAAGCCGGCGAGTCCGACAGGCAGCGCGATGAGAATGTACCCCCGGGCGAAGTCGACCTGAAACAGGAACGCAAAAATTGCGACGAGACCGAACAATCTCAATGTGGCGTCGGCGATCAGCTTGTACTCCTGCGTACCCGTGCCCACGACACGATGGCCTCGTGTGCCGTAAATGCTGAGCACCGCTAGCCAGGCGGTGAAGATCACGACAGAGATGACACTGTAGCTGACGGCGAGCTGACCCGACGCCTGACCCACGGCGAGATTCGCCGTGTTGAACCCAAACCAAACCACCTGCACACCGAAGATCACGATCAAGAGAACGATGAAGTCGGTGATGAACAATCGGCGAGCATAGATCTGCGACCACGATGTGGAAGATGAACTCGATAGAGATGCCCTTGTTGTTCGAGAAGAGGAAGTAAAGCTCGTCGTACCGCTCAACATAGTCATCCTTCGTTGCCGTTGCCCCGTGGGACATCGGCATCCCCTTGGTGGAACCTTATCGCGTCAGT from the Herbiconiux aconitum genome contains:
- a CDS encoding nucleotidyltransferase family protein; its protein translation is MAAALSAHVAECSGIPLLLIKGPVLAEQGLRNPRGYADVDVWIPTHDSDAFVALLAKRGWHERGPNWFTDRVGSHSITLINDRWPCDIDVHFRFPGFLAPDEVVFGELWRTRSSMVLAGREVAVTGRASSAAILALHSIRQQWDRSKEYELEFLIEVVSEDDALIDEIVDVAAIGGASETLKPLFERLGATAKPGYLASDRELQEWHNRRAHRSRTGQWLGYLKSLPARKWPREFVIVVWPPTELFLQDHPGHQTTAAALFRGRVRRLLKGAAGVGHIIIARTRGRLGARPTAASIRVSE
- a CDS encoding sugar transferase; amino-acid sequence: MLSGTTSFTSSSRTTRASLSSSSSTSWSQIYARRLFITDFIVLLIVIFGVQVVWFGFNTANLAVGQASGQLAVSYSVISVVIFTAWLAVLSIYGTRGHRVVGTGTQEYKLIADATLRLFGLVAIFAFLFQVDFARGYILIALPVGLAGLLFARWWWRQWLAAKRANGEYSARVLLVGSAASVTSIASELVRRPDAGYLVIGACVPTSLVGDTLPGTNIPIFGNLDKVSRALEVSGADTIVITSADELPPQRVRELSWSLEPGRQHLVVAPSLVDIGGPRIHTRPVSGLPLIHVETPRYEGSKRFAKRTFDVFVSGLLIVVASPFLLAIAAIVRLSTPGPVLFRQERIGYNGARFKMLKFRSMVIDAEERLASLQNEDRLEGNSVMFKMRDDPRVTPIGKFLRRFSLDELPQLFNVFRGSMSLVGPRPPLEREVDQYEQHVHRRFLVKPGITGLWQVSGRSNLSWEDTVRLDLFYVENWSLTGDFLILWRTAKAVVARDGAY